atacaagtaACAAAGAATTAAGAGAACATATTAAACGTATAGAAGGTGAAAAACGTGAACAAGGAAGAGCGTTAGAGGAAACTTATCAAAAAATTGCaggtattatatttgatttcttaaaaattagaaattcatCTTAATGTAAAGAGAAGATAATTTTTAGGAATTTGGTATTAGAATTTCTTttgtcataatttttattgatttttttctctgttctttgttctatttttttttatcttttttttttttattgaatgtaGCATTAGATGATGCAAAAACAGCGATGGAAGCAGAAAGATCTCGTCTTCAAGTACAACTTCGTGATATGGAACGTGATATGTTACAAATACAACAACAATTTCGTCTCACGCAGGACGAGTTACAAAAgtccaatgaaaataatgcACAAGCACAGAATAATGAAAAGGAGTTACAAGCTAGATTAGCGAATGAAacggaagaaagagaacgtttgCAACTTCAATTGCATCAAGTTAAAAAACaggtaaattattattaaattacattcaatctttctttctttttttttctattattcaatACAACAATAACGTTTCGAGAATTTTATAGGTATTGGATTTAGATAATAGTTTAGAAGTAACCAGACAGGAATTAGGTAAATTACGATCTCGTGCAGACGAAGAGGATGAAAGATGGAGATCTCGCGAGCAAGAATTATTAGTACGATTGGAGGATAGTCGTTGCCGTGAAAGAAAACTCGAAGATCAAAAGCACAATTTAGAAGTTTGCTTAGCCGATGCTTCCCAACAGATTCAAGAACTTAAggtatttttttccttttttttcttttttttttttttttttgaacgaaaaacaagtgtttttttttatgtgattACGCACAATGCAAGTTGTAACGCATTTTATATCAGGCACGTCTTGGAGGATCCGAAGGGAGAGTAAGAGCTTTGGATGCTCAATTATCTCAATTAGAAGTTGCTAAAAAAGAAGTGGAACAGAAATTGAGTAGCATTGGTTTAACATTACGTCGTATCGCTGGTATTCAAATGGACGGTTCTGTGAATATGCCATTTAAATTAATGAGCCCTTCGAGAAGATGGAGTCCTGCAAGAGGTATGAAAttgattaaatgaaattaaattgaattaaattaatatttcttattatatttttgtaatatgttTTACTATAGGACACGAACACGGTGATTCTAGCAAAGATATCGTGATCGATGTTGATCCAGAAGCTGTAAGAAGAGGCATGAGATCTTTGATGCAACAAGTAGCACAAATCGAACGTGAAAGagtatgtaaaaaattattatcaatgtaatcgtgaaattattcttaaaaatcatattctatttttacgtTAAAGGATGATTATAAAACCGAATTGTGTAGTTTGAAAACACAACTTAGCGAGTATCAAGAAAATCAAACTAAAGTCGACGAAagattgaataatttattagcaAATATGAGGACTATACAAGAGGAGAAAAATTCTTTGGAAGCTAGAATGTCACAGAGAGAAACGAGCCATCAAAGCCaagtattaaattataaaatatattactgaCTTGTCGATAACTTAATTATAccataatattattctttatactCTGTATTACGTTTTTAGATGGACATGTTACAACAGAAAACGGACGAGTGCGATCAACTCCGTGAGAAAGTATTAAATCTTGAAATGATCGTTAATTCTGatacagaagaaaagaatttatacgaagtaagatcaataaaaaataaaataatttatttatatgttaaagaatatatatttttttttttactcattTATCTCGTTTTTAGGAAAAATTAGAGAAGATGAAACAGACATTGAACAGAATGGAAAATGAAAGACGTAATTTACAAGAAGAACTTAATAAGAGTGAAGCTCGTGCAACAAAGTTAGAATTACAAAGAATGTCGTTGGAAGGAGATCTTCAAAGATTACAAATGATGctacaagagagagaagcgaatATACaggtattttattatacacgtatgtaaAAAATGTTGCCTATCATCGGGGGTATTTATCTTCCTCGATACTCTTACCAAAAAGAAGTTGTAACAATTGCTCGACAGATGGCTCTTGACAAACAAGCGCGAATTTCAACATTCGTATAGATTTGCGGATAATTATCGATACTATTgaattaatcgttttatttttattagaaattacaaGATCGATGCGAAACTCAAAATCGTACTACTGCTGGTTTAGAGGAACGTTGTGCGTCGTTAAAATCTACGATAGAACAATTGAATCTTGCATTGGAAAAATCATTCAACACGGAAAGtgaattgaaaaatgaaattaatattctacAACGTAATCTCATGGAAACTACTACGTGTTCACAaaacaataatgaaaaattgaaacagGTATGTAATTGGCAATATATTAATAAGGATTACATCGGTTTTACTATTCCATTACAAATGGTATTACACATTAAATTGCAGTTGCAGAAACAACTTTCAAATACTGAAAATGAACGCAGAGTCTTGGCCGAACGTTTGGATTCTATTCAACAATCTTTAAGTGATTTAAGACATATGAATCAGAATCTTCAAGATCAAGTTGCCAGATTGCAAACTGAATTAGCTAATAACGAAGTGCAACGATCAGGATTAGAGGCACAATTAAGATTAACTAAATGGCCGCAAGAAGGGGGTGCGGATAAAGACGAAGATTTGATGAGACAATTACAAATTgttcaaagagagaaaagtgagaTGCGAGGAAAATTAGATGCACTTAACGACAAGGTATAAATAAcgattattcttaaaaaatttataccgTTATAACTTacttatttaatgaattacaTAGGTGAAGTTATTAGAAACTGAAAAACGTACTCTGGAAAATCAAGTATCAACTTTGAAGTCTGTCGGTACTCGTAGTAAAAGTTACGAACGTCCTGAGAAAGCACATATCGAATTATTAGGCAGTTCTTACAGTTTTGACAATTTGGaacaagaaaatagagagTTAAGATTGAAGATTCGAAGATTAGAAACGCAATTGGCAGAGAAGGAAGCCGAACTAATAAGAGCCAAATCGATCTATACACATTCACATTCTATATTAGAATCCAGTAGAGATAGAACAGGAGAAATAGAACGATTAAGAGCAGCTCAATTACAAGccgaaaaattattagaagcGAGAGAGCAAAGTCATCGTCAACAAGTTATACGTCTTGAAAATCAggtgatttttatttctctctctctgtatatatatatatatatatatatatatatatatatatataatattgtaattaattaaattactaCTCTTTAGATTCAATTATTGCGAGAACAACTCAatcaagaaattaaaagacgTCAATTATACGTTCTCAGAAGTTCACGAGCTGGTAGAGAAATGCAACAATTGAGACAAGCGTTGGGTGATTCCTTAAGAACTGTAGCACAGGATCCATCTCTTGATGCAGTACTTTTAGAACATGAAGCTCGAAAATTAGATAGTACACTCACGAGTACAACTAGTTTACCGCCGTCATTAGCATTAGCTCCACCGTCAACATATGATAGATCTTCCACTCCATCGCGATTagaaaaaacataattttGACTGAACAAAGATTTAAAAACTGCCATTATTCAAGAGAATATATTCAGGGGAAATAGTTTAAtgatctttcatatatatggaACTGTTGTTTGATATTCTCACAAATAGTTATAATTAGCTTTAGATTTCTctttagaatataatattcattgatATAGCTTACATTCCATTTAAGCAATTTATAACTTAACAATGAATGTCATTCTTGTTGACATTTTATGATCTTTgaatataatgatttttacgtgagaaaatttttatttaaatgaacgtcactttgataaattaactttttatcataaaatattatgctTCCACTAAAAATGAGCTAAAAATTACGttattaacgaaagaaaatattacatcaCAAATCAACTGTTTTTGAAgagtgtatacatatatacacgcacatacacatatatatatgtatgtatgttctcATAAGTTTAGAACATAATAGAATTTACAATATGCTATTAGCGTGCGCTGAAATCAAGATTTTTATagcattatttatattattacattttttaatttatatacttatatacacgtattatTAGAATCAAGAAGTTTTTATAATGTGATAGATGGGACATGAAAAAGCCATCGTAACGTTTACTTAATCCGTCCATATAGACAATAGTTATATTcctaatatatttacaatttaggaaataactaattaataattaatttttatttcaagatgtttaaaaacattgaaaaccttataaaaacatataggGATTTATAATATGTCAAAGAGGGCAGtgcctataaaatatatcataacaGTAAGAATAATGCTATGTTTAGTCTTGATTAGAGACTAAACAGTTATCAAACAAAAGCATTGTAGAAGATTGCTTCtgattatatattagatgAAAATTAGGGTATTGTACACTAGGAAAGTACTAAAAGTGAAAATGTAGGTTGCAAAGAATGGATTGTGTCTGTTCtttataattaagaatataGACATTCAGTCCAGAGATGAAAGCATAATCTAGTTCGTTTAAAATGacatgtttctatataaaaaaaaaaaaaaaaaaacagtacaAATATTCGGATaacgtatttttaatatgcCACAGAAAACTTGAGTTGGCAAACAAGTAAAATCGTGTTCCTGTTTTTCAAAACTAATGATCAATTTGtcaatatgttttataaattgtattatgACCGGATAATATTGTCACATCCGTCACTTATTGTTTATGCTATATAAATCAAGTCacgagaaatatttaaataaaacaggaGACTTAAGTTTCAATGCAATCAATTGTAACTTCTAAAAATTGATATCGTACACTTTCGTGACATCATGTTATTACACGCGTttgtgattttataaaaatatatgtagtttaatattgcaaaatgaaataatgaattgTCTATAAAATAGGCTTATCAAATAAACAGTGTAGttacatttaaataacaattgtAGTTCTctctatattaatttctgtATGAATTTcatcacaaatttttttattcatttgtttcattttcagatatatttttttttaatttttttgttttatacctTGGTATAAACTTATGTCGCCTTTTTTGACTAGTTTTTCCTTCAAataattctgaaaaaaaaatttattagaaaggAATTCTGACTAgtcctttttttaataaactgaaaaaaatttctataatatatttacccTTCTCAGGTTCTTCTCCTACTTCTTCTCGATAATATTGAgcatcgtcgtcttcttcttcttctacaacACTTTCTTCCATAGATTCTTTTgcaatttcctttttcttttgcattccttttaatgatttttctttatgttcttcttttctcaattctttcttctttttattttcctcctgtgtctttcttcttttttctttaagctttttcttctcctcccgTTTCTTTTGTATTTGAAGTTTTTCCTCTTCAGTTTTATGAATAAATTCGTGAAACAAAACCTCGCCATCGAGAAGTCCACCTTCTACTTTCATTAATTGTAAAGTAATTCTTGGCCCTAATTCAGAAAGTCTAATAGCACTAGTAGTATTTTCATGATTTCCTCGAGATGATAATTTTTGCGATAACGTAACATGACTGGTAGGATCGTCTTCCGCTTCGCTTTCGGATACTGTCGATTTTGTCAAAAACTCTGAAAAGTCTTGACATTTTGAAAGATTCGGTATTTTAGCTCTTACTAATTTTGTAACACCTTTTGATAAACCAACGGGTACAACTTTAATAGCATAATGtctaaaatcaattatttttgtagttgtattataatttaagcATACGCAACGACGAATTGTACTTAAATCAACCTGcgaatatgataattattgcATCAAATTCAAtgaatcaaaatatatttagattttttgtaaatagaaCTTACATTAGTTAAGTTTATAGTTGGGAACATGTTTTGAAACATTGAAGCTATTAATTTTAACTGCATACCCTCTCCACTAAAgttatttaatacaattaaagGAGAATTTTTAAAAGCTTCTTCAAATaccatttgtttttttaatgtagATACTACATCTTTTGCTAACGAGAAATTATGTACTTTAAAAGTGAGCGTCGGTCCTCTGGGTAACCtattgtatacatattaattgttcagtttctttttaatgtcaAGAGTTAAACATCACTAATAGAacacataatatatgtacaaaccTGCAGAGTTTAAGATACATCCCAAGTTCTGTTCttgtaaaaatacataaatgacTAACGTGTAACACACCGGCAACTGATACAAAATCCTTAATACTATTACGTTTTCTAGCTTTCAACGAACTAGCAGTAAATGGTTCCATAACTCTACGAAAATCCTTAGTTAATTCTATTATGTGTTCTCCTGGTAAACCACGATGAATTACAAACGAGTGAGGAGCTTTTactaaatcttctttttcttctatatttaattgtttatttcgCTTAACACAACGTCCctaaaaagatgaaatatttatatacataataataaagcgtaattaatatctatacgCTAAATTAAATTACCTTTTTACGATGGCCCATCTTGTTTTCACTTTAAGGTTAAGTTTAAAACCACGTGTTCAACTTACacgattttatttccttaAAAGTGATTTGATTAAAATCTTCTTAAAGATTATTTCACCTGcactgtatttatatacgatatatttttatttaatataaattaactttatataaaacttatacattttattattgccATATTGCGAACGATACACACAGCACCAATCGGCGTACGGAAATGGCGATCGAAGAGCTATCTATAGGGAAATTAGGTAACCAATGTCCTTCCTGGTAATTACAAATGTTATTGAAAGCATCGCTCGTAATTTGTTTATGTCTTCGAATATTATATCTCAGACGGAGAACGAAGCCGACACGCGCAGGAGTCATTTCACACGTCCGCTAATGAACtttaattttaacttttatttcaaatagtAGAGTCTACAATAATACTTccatcaattttataaaattaaagtaatttcgtcgaataataagaatagaagaaatatgtaaatttgtcaagagagagagagagagagagagagagagagagagatgaaatcataaaaaaaatattatttcatacgtatatacacattactCCGCATCATTCAACGGTTTCACAACATTACCGTAACTCGCAAGACGATATTATACGTTCGTCACTTTTATCAGACAGTCTTCGAAAGTCAGTGAACTCGTGTTGATTACTCGTTAAATATCACCGatcattttcttcgatcaatTAATTTGTCGAGTAATTTCGATCAATCATAATCCGTATAAGAAATAGCAATTAGGTTATGATACGTAACAAAATGGAGTATATAatttcgtacgatcgattttGAAGAATTCGTATTgcgtttaattaataagagaGAGGATCGATggcgcaaaaaaaaaaaaacatgcgtagtaagtaaatatttacGTGATATTATCGAGCGTATTAACGAGAGTACGCACATTAGTTAAATAGTTCgcctataaatattaatctctCAAGGATAAACAATTCTAATGCGAATAATATTCATGACAAAGGGTGGCATGTTGTAATAGACGCATACATAAATAAGTTTCTCGGCACGTATACGCTTCATAAGTACATCGTGCCAGTTAATTTCAGCATAAATCCTGGAAATCCCAtagacgaagaggaggaggaggaggaggaggaaaagaagaagaagaagaggagggaggaggaggaggagggaaaaaagagaaaagagggaaggtCTAACAGGCAGGGTGGGTTAGAATCGTTGGGAAGCGCGGGAACTTCGGTGTAGCTCGTTAAGCGAAGAAAACTTCTCTCACGGTCCAAAGTTCACGGCCAACCTTGCGATCTTTATCTACGCGAGCTATGTGAGAGCCTTTAACCCGTTCCACGTTGAAATTGCGTCTTCAATATAAGGACGTAGGACGTGTCGTGTTCAACGTCGAAGGGactagaaaatttttcattaaaaaaaaaaaataaataaataaatgtagaaaagatataattataaggTTAGgtttaataacatataaattatgatattaatttattacaaacttTTCGTAAAGGTTATATCAAAAATGAATGTTACTGCAAGCAGATATGTATGTTAATATGAGATTTAGGTTAGATTTGatttatgtacgtgtgtgtatgtgtggatGAGATCATGCATGAGCATGGTCAATAAGAGActaaaagaatttcttctctcggtctattcttttttttaaactagaaagaaaatttcatttcgattcaGATCGAAATTctattctcttatttctttttgagaTGTACTTCCTACATCCGTCTCGCAAaaatctacttttctttttcttcttgtttcttagTTCCCCGCCGTGCTGCTCTTTACCGATTATGTTTTCATTTCTCTGATTTGTCGGCGACGATGCGGATAATAGCTGCCATACGACGTACCAGCTACAGAAGATAAACGCTTAGAGTAGAGAGGTAACGTCTGCCATATGCTAGGCTGGAAACCGGCCGTGATTTTTGTCGATGTTATGCTAGTGGCGTGAGGAATTCGAAAAACAGAAAACTATAATGCCCGAGAGAACATTCgcaaaatatatacgtacgtacatacgtacctaTGTAGCAACGTTAGAACGCCGTTTCGAGGTTAGGAACGAATAATAATCTGACTTATTTCTCgtacttacaaaaaaaaaaaaaagaaaataataataataaaaaaataaataaataaacaaataagatttcaaacaaaaaatacgtGAAACGACGTAATTATAAGGCTAGATtcaattacatataaattataatattaatttattgcaaACTTTTCGTAAAGGTTATATCAAAAATGAACATTATTGCAAGACAGATATGTATGTTAATATGAGATTTAGGTTAGATTTAATTTATGTGTGTTGTGTTGTGttatgtgtgtctgtatgtgtgtatgagatCATACATGAGCATGGTCAATACGAGACcaaaagaatttcttctctcgatgtatatacgtgataaaaatatttcttttctatctcttaatATATCGTAGGGGAAACCAATAGAATCTCGTATACATATTTCACATTGGCAAAGAAAATAAGGTGCAGCAGACGGCGTGTACCACGCCTCAACGCACTCCTACCTTACTGATCCCGATTGTAACAGAACTTGTGCAGGATTATTCCCGTGAGCGTGTTTCGATCTAACAAATCGAAGATAGGAAGAAACTCGTTTATGCAGCTGctatttatatacgtttaacccgaaacaaacaaatgaacgaacgaaaaaagagagagagagagagagagagagagagagagagaaaatcatttcgttcgggaataataaattgaaaattttgtaGTAAAATTAATagcataatatatatcaagttaatagtaatagtagttaTAAAACGAGACCAGAAGTTtctagataatattaaaaaatcgattactcttttttttcacgactttttaataaataaatagttttgCGAtctgaataaaagaaagaaagaaaaaaaagaaaagaaaagaaaaaatgtcatacgttcgataatttttaacattgcTTAAGAACTCGTCAATGTGTTGCGTGACTGAAgggataatacaaaaataaaaagaaaaaaattatcgttacAGATAAACGAAAAGGATCAATACCCTGTTCGTAATGAATcgtttacatatgtatataaattaaatacgtatataaaaaaaaaacgaatcgatCTATCCTTGGGTAGAATCAGATTGAGTACAACTACAAGAGCTACATGTATCGCACGTCCGTGAGGACGAAGACGTGCTAGAATTTGAATCGCTCAGTTTTGGCGGTAGAATGTTGTCGTATAAATCGTCATGGCCGAGGAAGCACTCGAGGATCGACGACCGAGACCGATTTTCTTCCGTAGTCGAGGAGGATACTATGCTAGTTGAGTCACTCAGATTAGATCTTTTCACATTTGGCGGAAGTTCGCTAACTTCGTCGTAATTCACCGTGGTCACACCGTACATATTGCAAATAATTCTTTCCGGTTTTCtcattaacattttattatccttCGAATCGTTGGAAACTATTTTCGTCGTTTCTGTTCGGtcacgtttcttctttatccttctcGACGACGTGTCTTttcgatatttgatatttttttttaaaggcgACACGAGTCGACGTTTCGGTTCTCGTTTAACGATCTtaccatattttttattaatattattctcgGATAATTCATTAACTCGATCGTCGTTAGAATGCTTATTCTCAACGAACtgttttttcattgattttaattcAACGAACGTATCTTCCAAATCGTTATTTTCCGATAGTTGACATTGTAAAAAATTAGTGACGTCgatgaaagaaga
Above is a window of Vespula vulgaris chromosome 4, iyVesVulg1.1, whole genome shotgun sequence DNA encoding:
- the LOC127063484 gene encoding protein Peter pan: MGHRKKGRCVKRNKQLNIEEKEDLVKAPHSFVIHRGLPGEHIIELTKDFRRVMEPFTASSLKARKRNSIKDFVSVAGVLHVSHLCIFTRTELGMYLKLCRLPRGPTLTFKVHNFSLAKDVVSTLKKQMVFEEAFKNSPLIVLNNFSGEGMQLKLIASMFQNMFPTINLTNVDLSTIRRCVCLNYNTTTKIIDFRHYAIKVVPVGLSKGVTKLVRAKIPNLSKCQDFSEFLTKSTVSESEAEDDPTSHVTLSQKLSSRGNHENTTSAIRLSELGPRITLQLMKVEGGLLDGEVLFHEFIHKTEEEKLQIQKKREEKKKLKEKRRKTQEENKKKKELRKEEHKEKSLKGMQKKKEIAKESMEESVVEEEEDDDAQYYREEVGEEPEKELFEGKTSQKRRHKFIPRYKTKKLKKNISENETNE
- the LOC127063485 gene encoding uncharacterized protein LOC127063485, which gives rise to MTIKKKVNYNDSNLNNDSTTNDSSFIDVTNFLQCQLSENNDLEDTFVELKSMKKQFVENKHSNDDRVNELSENNINKKYGKIVKREPKRRLVSPLKKNIKYRKDTSSRRIKKKRDRTETTKIVSNDSKDNKMLMRKPERIICNMYGVTTVNYDEVSELPPNVKRSNLSDSTSIVSSSTTEENRSRSSILECFLGHDDLYDNILPPKLSDSNSSTSSSSRTCDTCSSCSCTQSDSTQG